In a single window of the Larimichthys crocea isolate SSNF chromosome XVII, L_crocea_2.0, whole genome shotgun sequence genome:
- the mob3c gene encoding MOB kinase activator 3C isoform X2, translated as MALCLGQVFSKDKTFRPRKRFEPGTQRFELYKKAQASLKSGLDLRKVVQLPEGENISDWIAVHVVDFFNRINLIYGTMSEFCTERTCPIMSGGLRYEYRWQDGDDYKKPTKLPALKYMNLLMDWIESLINNEDIFPTRVYLSPRTSIRCARRS; from the exons ATGGCGTTGTGTCTTGGACAAGTGTtcagcaaagacaaaacattcagACCGAGGAAGCGGTTTGAACCGGGCACCCAGCGCTTTGAACTCTACAAGAAGGCGCAGGCCTCCCTCAAGTCTGGCTTGGACCTGAGGAAAGTGGTTCAGCTTCCGGAGGGAGAGAACATCAGCGACTGGATTGCTGTTCATGTGGTGGATTTCTTTAACAGGATCAACCTGATCTATGGCACGATGAGCGAGTTCTGCACCGAGCGCACGTGTCCCATCATGTCTGGGGGGCTGAGGTACGAGTACAGGTGGCAGGACGGTGACGACTACAAGAAGCCTACCAAGCTGCCAGCTCTCAAGTACATGAACCTGCTGATGGACTGGATAGAGTCGCTCATCAATAATGAAGACATCTTCCCCACCAGA GTGTACCTTTCCCCAAGAACTTCCATCAGGTGTGCAAGAAGATCCTGA
- the mob3c gene encoding MOB kinase activator 3C isoform X1, translating into MALCLGQVFSKDKTFRPRKRFEPGTQRFELYKKAQASLKSGLDLRKVVQLPEGENISDWIAVHVVDFFNRINLIYGTMSEFCTERTCPIMSGGLRYEYRWQDGDDYKKPTKLPALKYMNLLMDWIESLINNEDIFPTRVGVPFPKNFHQVCKKILSRLFRVFVHVYIHHFDSICSMGAEAHINTCYKHYYYFISEFNLIDHSELEPLKEMTEKICN; encoded by the exons ATGGCGTTGTGTCTTGGACAAGTGTtcagcaaagacaaaacattcagACCGAGGAAGCGGTTTGAACCGGGCACCCAGCGCTTTGAACTCTACAAGAAGGCGCAGGCCTCCCTCAAGTCTGGCTTGGACCTGAGGAAAGTGGTTCAGCTTCCGGAGGGAGAGAACATCAGCGACTGGATTGCTGTTCATGTGGTGGATTTCTTTAACAGGATCAACCTGATCTATGGCACGATGAGCGAGTTCTGCACCGAGCGCACGTGTCCCATCATGTCTGGGGGGCTGAGGTACGAGTACAGGTGGCAGGACGGTGACGACTACAAGAAGCCTACCAAGCTGCCAGCTCTCAAGTACATGAACCTGCTGATGGACTGGATAGAGTCGCTCATCAATAATGAAGACATCTTCCCCACCAGAGTAG GTGTACCTTTCCCCAAGAACTTCCATCAGGTGTGCAAGAAGATCCTGAGCCGTCTCTTCAGGGTGTTTGTGCACGTTTACATCCATCACTTTGACAGCATCTGCAGCATGGGTGCAGAGGCCCACATCAATACTTGCTAcaaacactactactacttcatCTCAGAGTTCAACCTCATTGATCACTCTGAACTTGAACCCCTG aAAGAGATGACAGAGAAGATATGCAATTAA